The window AGTTTTATCACCCGGAAAAGGAAGGACGGGAACTATCATTTCGGCTATTTCGAGCGGCATCATTTCAAACCCAAAAGGAATGGCCACTATAACGGTAATGTATATGTGCTCATTGGCCCGAACTCCTTTTCCGCTACGGCAATTTTTGCGGGGACAGTTAAAGGGCAGCCCAATGTATTGCTCATTGGTGAAGAGACCGGTGGCGCTGCCTATGGCAACAATGCCTGGTTCATTCCCAATGTTACCCTTCCGGAAACCGGTGTGAGGTTCCGGTTGCCCAAATTCAGGTTGGTGATCAATAAGGATATGGTCAAGGATGGCAGGGGCGTGTTGCCTGATGTGGAAGTAAAGCCAACCACCCAATCCGTCAGGGAAAACATTGACCCGAAAGTTGAATACCTGCGGAAACTGATCCTTAATAGGTCGCAAGCCCCCGTAAATAGGGGTTCAAATTAATTCCTGCCATTCCCCGTTGCTGTAAATGCCCTTCAGTTCCCAGTTATGATCCAGTCGAAGAAGCTCGGCCCGGTAATCTTTCCGGATACGGCCACGCTCATGGTCCCAACCCATTACCCTTGCCGGTATAAGGGATGCCATTTGTAAGACCAGGTGTTCAGCGATCCCTGCCTTATGTATGCAATTCCTCACGGAAGAAAGCATGGTCAATGCCGAACCTGATAGGGTTCCATCCGGTAGAACATAACGGTCTTCCTTCAATACATGGGGATAATTGCCGGTAGGATTGGCGGTGACTGCATCGGTAATGATGAACAAGCGCTCCTGCATTAGTTTACTGGCCAGCCTGACCATCGGCCAATCCACATGAAAGCCATCGGGAACAATGCTGGAGCAGGCGGTTGCGTGGTCAAGGATTGCTCCAGGCAACCCGGGCTCGCGGTGGTGAAGGGGTGACATGGCATTGAACAAATGGGTACAGGTTGGGATACCTGATGAAAATGCCTGGTTGGCCTGGGCATAGGTGGCATTGCTATGGCCTATCGAGAGTTTCAGGTTGTATTCCTGTATTACCTGCAGTGCTTCTTCCGAAAACAATTCAGGGGCAATGGTCATCATGGTAACCACCCCCTTGCCATACTCAAGGATGGTCCTGATATTCGCTGGATCCGGTGTTTGGATGCAATCCACAGCATGGGCCCCGCGGCGCAAGGGATTGAGGAAGGGCCCTTCCAGGTGAAGCCCTGCAACACCTTTACCTCCCGCTTTCCAATACTCCCTGATCGCATCTATTGCACTAAATACGATTTCATTGGTGTTGGTCGCAACCGTGGGCTGAATGAAGGTAGCACCACCAGCAACGGAATACTCCACCGTTTTCCTGAGGGAGGCAATCGATGGATGCTCCCCAAACAATTCCCCGTTTCCACCATAGATCTGCAGGTCAATAAAAGCAGGGACCAGGCTGTCACCCTGAAGGTCGATTGGCTTTACCTGCAGGGCAGACTCCGGCCTTGTTCCGAGGGATATAATTCTGTCGGCTTCTACCCATACATCTGCTTCTACAAAATGTTCTCCGGTAAAGACCCTTCCATTGGTAAACCTGGTAAGTAGACTCATCTTGGTATTATTGTTCGAGGATGGCAAATTGGTCCGCATCTTTCAGGAATGGAAACCTGGCCCTGGTTTCTTCCAATTCCTTCTTTTCCAAAACAACCGTGTGCACTTCTTCTTCATGGGCCTTGTGGTAAATGACCTCACCCATCGGGTTGAGCACCATACTGTCGCCGCTATGGTAGATATCATTTCCATCTTTGCCGACCCTGTTCACCCCAACCACAAAGCACTGGTTCTCTATCGCCCTGGCTGTTAGAAGGGTTCGCCAGGCATGGCTCCTTCGTTCCGGCCAGTTGGCCACATTGATCAGCACATCATATTCAGGGAGAAGGCTAACTTCATCCTCCGCACTATTCTGTTGCTGCCTGGCCCATACGGGAAAGCGGAGGTCGTAACAAACCTGCAGGTTGATCTTCCAACCTTTTACGGAAGCAATGAATCGTTTGGTGCCCTGGGCATAGTGCTGGTCTTCACCTGCAAAGCCGAAGAGATGCCTTTTATCGTAAGAACCGTAAGTTCCATTCGGTAGCATCCATACCAGGCGATTATAGAATGCATCCCCTTCCCGGATGATGATACTACCGGTAAGGATTATGCGATTTTCGGCGGCCACCCGTTTCATCCAGGACATGGTTGGCCCATCCATGGTTTCGGCGAGCTTAGCAGGTTGCATACTGAATCCGGTACTGAACATTTCCGGTAAAACCACCACTTCCATCTTTTCCTTCACTCCCCTGATCTTTTCTTCCAGCATAAGAAGGTTGGCAGACTTGTCTTCCCAAAAAAGGCTGGTTTGTATAGTGGTGATATGCAGTGTTGACATTTTGCGTTGGCATTCGTTCAGCAATTACCGAAATTAAACAAGATAGGCTTAATCCGACCCTTCACCCTTCACGGCTTCCGGTACTTATTTATCTGTTTCTGCACCAGTTCCCATTCATACCCTTTCCTTAAGAGGTAGTCCTGGAATTTCCTGAGCCTCGCCATCCGGTCTTCCTCCCCCGCCAGCGACTCCCATTTTGATTCCGCGAGTTTATCCAGCCTGGTAAGGTAATCTTCCTCCGGTATGGAGGCAAGGGCTTTCCGGATGCAATACTCACTGACCTGCCGCTGCTTGAGCTCCATGGATATCCTGCCGCGGCCCCAGTTTTTGATCCTGGACTTACCCCCTGCAAAAGCAAGGGCATAGCGTTCCTCATTCAGGTAATCTTCCTCGATCAACCGGGCAATGAGCTGTTCCGTTTCCTGTTTTCGCAGGCCATAACCATACAATTTCTCCTTCACCTCCTGGTGACAACGTTCCTGGTAGGCACAATAATGCCTCGCTTTCTGCAATGCCTGTTCTGGTGTATAGGTTCGGGAAAATGCCATGGGCAAATTTCCTTCAATTGACGGTGTTGAAAAAACCCCTTTTTTGGTATTAGCAGGTGGTTATCCCCAGAGTTTTCAACAATTCAGCAAAAGGCCTTTATTTCTTGATTGGCAGGCCTTGAAAATCCCAAATTTGCCTTTACCCAATGCTAAAATTGTGTAGTTTCGTCCCATTACTTAAATCGTTAGCAGCTATATGAAGTTTATCGTTTCGTCATCGGCTTTGTTGAAACAGCTCCAGCAGATCAGTGGTGTAATCAACGCCAACACGGTGTTGCCCATTCTTGAAGATTTCCTGTTTGAGATCGATAAGAACAAGCTTACCGTTGTGGCTACCGACCTTGAAACGGTGATGAGGGTACAAATGGAAATCGAAGCAAAGGACAGCGGAAAGGTTTGTATCCCTGCAAAGATCCTGATCGACTCACTGAAGAATATCCCCGACCAGCCGCTTACTTTTAATATCGACAAGAATTTTGGTATCGAGATCACCAGCGATAACGGTAAGTACAAGGTGATGGGTGAGAACCCCGATAATTTCCCCAAGGAGCCGGCTGCAGATGACACCACTTCATTCGATATGACCAGTGGTGCCCTGGTGACGGCCATCAATAAGACCCTTTTTGCGGTAAGCAGCGATGACCTGCGTCCTGCCATGACAGGTGTGTTCTTTGAACTGGATCCCAACCATGTGCAGTTTGTGGCCACGGATGCGCACAGGCTGGTACGTTACAAGAGAACTGAAGTGAAATGCCCCAAGGCAGATTCCTTTATCGTTCCCAAGAAACCCCTGAACATCCTGAAAAGCGCACTCCCTGATAACGAGGACGAGATCACTGTTTCCTATAATTCCAACCACCTGTTTGTAACCCATGGGAACACCCAGATGAGCTGTAGGCTGATCGATGCCCGTTTCCCTGATTATAAAGTGGTGATCCCAGCGGATAATCCTTATAAGATGATCGTTTCCAAAAGCGATTTCCAGGGAGCGCTTCGCCGCGTTAGCGTTTTCAGTAACAAGAGCACCAACCAGGTAGTACTCAATATCACCGGCAGCGAATTGCAACTGGCCGCCCAGGACATTGACTTCAGCTTTGAAGGTAATGAGCGCATGAAGTGCCAGTATGACGGTGAAGACCTGCAGATCGCCTTCAACGCAAAGTTCCTGATAGAAATGCTGAATGCAGCAGAAAGCGATGAAGTGAGGATGGAATTGTCCACACCAACCAAGGCCGGTATCATCAGGCCAATGGAAAGTGATCCGAATGAGGATCTCCTGATGCTGGTAATGCCATTGATGCTGAACCAATAATATTTGAACCGGGACCTGTTCCCGGTTTTTTTATCTTGTTATTTCCCCTTTGACGCCCTGGTTTTCTGGTTTATATTAGTGAACCAGATAATCCACTCGAATGCAATTCATCCAGCTCGGTTCCTTTGATAATTACCTTGAAGCCAATATGCGGCTTAACCTCCTGAAGGATGCAGGGATCAATTGTTACCTGAAGGATGAGTACACCATTACCATTGATCCATTATTGAGCCCGGCGATCGGCGGGATGAAACTGATGGTGGTCGAAGAGGATGTTGAATGGGCGAATGAAGTCCTCAGTAAGGCAGACCAGGCGGCATTGGGATCCATCCCTTGTCCCGATTGTGGTCAGCATACACTAGAAAAAATACTGATCCTTGAAAAAGAGGAAGGATGGCTATCCCGTATCCTCCATAAAATCAACGGCTCCAGTCCGGTCACAGCATTAAAGTATGGTTACCGTTGCAAGTCATGCGGTAAGTCTTACGACCATTTACCCGCATGATTATCATCAAGAATCCTGTACAGGTTCAACTTTCTTGCCCCGGCTGAATTAATTTAAGGGTCAATATCTACCGCTATGGAAAGATTCATGGAGTTCTGGACCACTATTTCTTCGGGCAACAGGGTCGCCATCCTGATGGGGGGTATGTTGTTCTTCTGGATGCTGGAAGGCTATTATCCCCTTTTCCGGTTTTCTTTTAAAAGGCTGAAGCATGCCGGTTTTAACCTGGTCTTCCTCGCGACCACCCTTGTTCTAAACCTCATTTTTGGTATGGTCACAATCAAGGTTTGCCAATGGACAACCGACCATGATTTTGGCCTCTTCAACTGGGTCACCATGCCCCTGGTCCTCGAAATTTTCCTTGCCCTTTTATTCATGGACCTTTTCGGCCAATATATCCCCCACTGGTTAATGCATAAGGTTAAGTTCATGTGGAAATTCCATATGATCCACCATAGTGATACCAAGGTTGATGTAACCACAGGTACCAGGCACCATCCAGGGGAATGGTTGTTCCGTGAAACCACTGCCATCCTAGGTATCTTCTGCCTCGGATTGCCTGTTGGACTCTATTTCCTGTACAGGAGTACCTCCGCTTTGTTTACCCATTTCAACCATGCCAATATCAGGGTGCCGCTCTGGCTGGATAAACCCATCAGCTGGTTATTCGTTTCACCCAACATGCATAAGGCACATCACCATTTTGAAAGACCATTGACCGATACCAACTACGGTAATATCTTTTCCGTTTGGGACAGGTTGTTCGGCACATTTGCCTATGCTGATCCCAGGACCCTGAGGTATGGGTTGGATGTGCTGGATGACAGTACCGACCAGGACCTGATGTACCAGCTGAAACTACCCTTTGATAAAACAGTAAAAACAGATTATTAGTCATCCTCCGAAACCCGTTGTGTCCAACGGGTTTTTTTATGCCTATCCATCAATAGCTTGTTCGCTTACCTTTGTGCCTACCAAATAAAAGCAGGATGAAAAAAGTTGCGATGATACCCGCCCGTTACGCGGCAACGCGGTTCCATGCGAAACTGATGCAACAACTGGGCGATAAGACCGTGATCCGCCATACCTATGATAATACGGTTGCCACAGGTTTATTTGATGAGGTTTGGGTGGTTACGGATAGTGATATCATTTACGAGGAGATCGTGAATAATGGCGGAAAGGCAAAGATGAGCCAGCGGGAACATGAAAGTGGTAGTGACCGCATTGCAGAAGCTGTGGTGGATATGGATGTTGATATAGTAGTGAATGTTCAGGGCGATACCCCATTTGTAAAAAAAGAACCATTGGCCGCATTGCTGGATGTTTTCAATGATGCTTCCGTACAGGTAGCCTCACTGATGCAGGAATTAAAGGAACCACAATTCATCGAAGACCCCAACTATGTAAAGGTGGTGGTGGACAGGAATATGAATTCACTTTTCTTCAGCAGGAGTGTTGTTCCCTATCCACGCAACAAGGAAATGGCTATTACCTACTATGAGCATATTGGTGTTTATGCATTTCGCAAGCAGGCCTTGCTGAATTTCACCCAATGGCCGATGACCCCATTGGAAGCGGCTGAGAAAATTGAATGCCTGCGCTACCTGGAATACGGGGTTCCCTTAAAGATGGTGCTTACAGATTATATGGGGGTGGAAATTGATACCCCTGAAGATATTGAGAAGGCCTTGAAGCTGCTATAATATCAGGTGGGTAATTATCCGCTGGATGCCTTTACTGTTGCAATCTTTGTTGCATTTATAGATCGGCCTTTTCAAAATGAACCAATAAAAATGCCTGGTGGCTACCAGGCATTTTTTATTTCTTTTTATAGACAGGAACTGTGCTACACGGTTCACCATACATAATGGTCTTGGCCACCGGTCGCAATAATTTTGTTACTTCCAGATAGGCATACTCTCCAATCGGGGTATCACCACAGCCCTTCACTACCACCCTCTTGTCTTCGAGGGAATGGGTATCAATTTGCCTGATATTCTGGAGAAAACGTTCCTTCAATAATTCCTCAGCACTGCCCAGGTAAACATCCTTGGCAAATGGTTGCAGGTTGGATGCTACCAGCATGTAGGCCCATACGGGAATGATGGCATCAGCCGAACAGGTAACCGCCACCAGTTTATCCTGGTAAACAGTCCAGTCCAATTGTTTCATGGCTTCCCTGAAATCCTTTTCTTTCAGGATCAGTCCCATGAACAGGTATTCCTTAAGATCAAAGACAACGATCTCTTCCTTAGGGTAAAAAGTTTCCAGGTCCAGCGTGACCAATCCGCTTTCAGCAACCTTATTCACGATCACATCACTCATGGTTTGCTTTTATTTGAATAACAAAATTAGCCATTAAAATGTTAGCCCCAAGCCAATTAAAAGACCTGCGCTTCCGGCAATAGCCCTTGGTTTTGGTGGCCATCCACAAAAGAAAAGGCGAACCTTTCGGTCCGCCTTCCTGTATGGATTCAACTTTGTTCCGGATTAGAAGAATTTCGCACGGTCGTCCTTCACCACAGCTGATTTGCGCAGGGCTTCCATAGAACGGAATCCACCCATCTGGCGCAACTGGTTCATCATGGCCTTACGCTGCTCATCAAGATTGATGCCGGCGTCAGGCATGGCGCTCACGTTATCCACCTTGATCACAAATACACCTGAGTTTCCGGCCACGGGAGCAGAAATCTTTGCTTTGTTGTCCTTGTTGAAAGCAGCGCCGATCACTTTGGGTTCCTGGCCTACATTGGGAATAAATGGAGAGTTAAAGCGAACGGAATCTGACCTGAGAACGGTTTGTTGGTTGGCAGCTGCAATGGCTTCCAGTGTATTGGCATTCCCGATCTTCTTACGAATCAGTTCCGCCTTCTTCTGGTTGCGGATCACGAACTCAACCTGTGGGCGTGCCTTGGCAGCACTGATAACACCTTCTTTATTCGCTTCGGTCAATAAGGCAACCACATACTTGTCATCAATATTGATGGGTTCAGAAACATCACCCACTTTCGCCTCATTCATCCAGCGCACCAATTGACGGCTGGCACCCAATCCCGGAACCATTACATCATTGGGCTTAACATCTGAAGCGATCAGCTTATTCAGTTTGCGCTTGGTAATATTGTCTTCAAATGCCTTGGCGCTGCGGCTTTCACCGGAGAACTGGTTAGCAGCACCTGAAGCAGTGTTCTCAGTTTCCACACTGGGCAGGATGGCGCGGGACAGGTAAGCCACCTTATATCCCAATTCAATATTCTTCTGGTTAAGCACCTCTATATAATGGTAACCAAAACTAGTCTTCACAACTTTCTTTTCACCGGTGGTACCATAGAAAATGGTTTCAGCGAATTCCTTTGCAAGGTTGCCGAATTGCTGGGAGCTGAATTCATATTCACCACCCTTATCCTTGCTTCCCGGATCTTCACTGTACTTGGATGCGAGTGAAGCAAAATCAGCACCACCTTTAATGGCAGCAGCAATGCTATCGATCCTGAGCTTGGCAACACTGTCAGTATTGGCTTGTGTGCTTACCAGGATGTGACGGCATTTTACGCTATCAGGGATAGAACGCTTGCCAATCATTTTAGCCAGTACATAAGAACCACCATCCAGGTAAGGTCCGTAAACAGAACCATCAGCCAGGCTGCGGATGGTATCAGCATTTGGAACCTGGAGTTTTGATTTCAACACATATGCATCAAAGTATGGGATGTCACTGTTGTTCCTTGTCAGGAAAGCTGCTGGATCGTTGCTGGCAAGGAAATCGTTGCGCAGGTTTTCCAGTCCCTGGCGGGTAGCTGCAGTATCGGCAGCAGTAGGTGCAGCACTGAATACTACATAGGCAATGCTCCTGCTGGGTTCCTGCTTGAATTCTTCCTTCCTTTTATTGATATAGGATTCAATATCACTATCAGATACCTTTACCTCAGCAGCGCTATCACTGATGGTAGCATAGGGAATACCAACAAAACTCATGGAGGCCATTTGGTTATTGTCGGCATTCATTTTCTCCATCATCCACTTGGGTATATAATAACTATTACCCAGTAAGGAAGCATATTTCTCCCTCAACCTGGCATCTACCAGGGCAGGCAGGTAAACGTTATTGAAATTTTCAGCAAGGGGATTATCCTTTTGCTTGCGCAAGTTGGCGATAGCGGCTTTTGCAGCATTGGCATCGTACACGCCCTGCTCATTGGTGAATTGCTGACGCAGGTCCTGCGGAGGATTAGCACCAAACAAAATATCATCCAGTTCCTTAGGAGTCACTGATAAGCCAAGCTTACCATATTGCTCTTGCAGAACATTCTCTTCAATGAATTGGTTCCAAACCTGCTCCTGCACATTCTGGCGCATCATTTCATTCATGGGATAACCGCTTTGCTGGTATTGCTCCTCAGCCATTTGCACCCTTTTCTGAAATTCTACATAGTCCAGCTTTTCTCCATTAACAGTTCCGATAGTGGTGCTGTTTCCACCGAAAAGCCCACGGCCGCCCCTACCTACAAAAGCGTCCATTAACAGGAATCCCAATAAGCTCAGCGCAATTACGCCAAATACCAGCCACGCTGCTTTGTCCCTGATTTGCTGAATGATTGACATGGTTCTAGTTGAATTATATGTACGGTTGATAAAAAATGAGTGGCGAAAATAAGGAAATTCACCATATGAACAAATTGTGGAAAAGGGCCTGAAATTCGCATCAATTCTACATTTCATGGATTCCAATTTGCCGGGAAAAAGCATTTCATAACTAAATAATATATAATTTTATTATAATGGGTTGGTAGGATAATTTTCTTTTTACCAAAAGAAATATTTCCCGGCATTATCCTTTTGATTGGTTTATCCTTGTGGATTATTGGCCATTTTAGAGTGGCCCCGGCATGTTCCACGTCACTGACATATACAAACGAAAATGATATGGTCGGTAGGATGCAGGTTTCAGGTGGTGACAGGAATCGTGAAACCTGTTTTAACAAGTGGATGTTGATTTCTATGGATTCCGGTGAATAACCCTTCTTTTGTTGATCGGAAAATGGGGATTCAGGTGGGATAAATCAGGGACACGGAAGGGAGTCCAGGCAGGTAGGTGGAGAAAGCCGGGTTTATTCCACATAGGTTCACATCCGGCTGAATGGAATTCTTTTCCCAACGATTATTCATCCACAGTTGTTGATAAGCTGATGAAATATGCGACTGGACTAGGTTGGTTACTGTTGGATTTTTGTGGATAACTGTGGATAAGCCAGTAATTTTGACAATTCCAAAGCTTTGTAAATCATTATATCCCCAAATCCACAGCCCTAATAGTAATAGGTTATTTTAAAATAATAGAAATAATATTAGTTATTATGTCAGTTATAAACATTGAATCTGCGAAGACAAATTTGGAAACTGTAGGTTTTTTGGACCTGCCGGTGGATCCCACCATGGATCTTTTCCAGGAGATCGAGCGGATCAAAAAAGAAAAGAATGCAGTGATCCTCGCGCATTATTACCAGGAGCCCGATATCCAGGATGTTGCGGATTACATTGGGGATAGCTTGGGACTGGCCCAGCGCGCGGAAAAGACCGATGCTGATATTATTGTTTTTGCAGGTGTTCACTTTATGGCAGAAACGGCCAAGATCCTGAATCCTACCAAGAAGGTTCTGTTGCCTGATCTTAAAGCCGGATGTTCCCTTGCTGATTCTGCTCCCGCTGACCTGTTCCGTGCTTTTAAGGAAAAGCACCCGGATCACCTGGTGGTATCCTATATCAACTGTTCAGCTGAGATCAAGGCATTGAGTGATATTATTTGTACCAGTAGTAATGCGGAAAAGATCATTGAAAGTATTCCAGAAGACCAACCGATCATTTTTGCCCCGGATAAGAACCTGGGTGCTTACCTGAATAAGAAGACTGGTCGGAATATGGTTTTGTGGAATGGCGCCTGTATGGTCCATGAGATCTTTAGCCTGGAGAAGATCACCAAATTAAAAGTGAGGCACCCGAATGCCAAGTTGATCGCGCATCCTGAATGTGAGGATCCTATCTTAAGGATCGCAGATTATATAGGTAGTACTACCCAATTGTTGAAATATACCCAACAGGATAGTTTCGGTGAATATATCGTTGCAACGGAAACGGGTATCCTTCACCAAATGCAGTTAGCAAGCCCAAATAAGACCTTTATCCCTGCACCACCTGATAATAGCTGTGCGTGTAATGATTGTCCCCACATGAAGCTTAATACGCTGGAGAAGCTATATC is drawn from Flavihumibacter rivuli and contains these coding sequences:
- the nagA gene encoding N-acetylglucosamine-6-phosphate deacetylase, translated to MSLLTRFTNGRVFTGEHFVEADVWVEADRIISLGTRPESALQVKPIDLQGDSLVPAFIDLQIYGGNGELFGEHPSIASLRKTVEYSVAGGATFIQPTVATNTNEIVFSAIDAIREYWKAGGKGVAGLHLEGPFLNPLRRGAHAVDCIQTPDPANIRTILEYGKGVVTMMTIAPELFSEEALQVIQEYNLKLSIGHSNATYAQANQAFSSGIPTCTHLFNAMSPLHHREPGLPGAILDHATACSSIVPDGFHVDWPMVRLASKLMQERLFIITDAVTANPTGNYPHVLKEDRYVLPDGTLSGSALTMLSSVRNCIHKAGIAEHLVLQMASLIPARVMGWDHERGRIRKDYRAELLRLDHNWELKGIYSNGEWQELI
- a CDS encoding nitrilase family protein, coding for MSTLHITTIQTSLFWEDKSANLLMLEEKIRGVKEKMEVVVLPEMFSTGFSMQPAKLAETMDGPTMSWMKRVAAENRIILTGSIIIREGDAFYNRLVWMLPNGTYGSYDKRHLFGFAGEDQHYAQGTKRFIASVKGWKINLQVCYDLRFPVWARQQQNSAEDEVSLLPEYDVLINVANWPERRSHAWRTLLTARAIENQCFVVGVNRVGKDGNDIYHSGDSMVLNPMGEVIYHKAHEEEVHTVVLEKKELEETRARFPFLKDADQFAILEQ
- a CDS encoding regulatory protein RecX; this encodes MAFSRTYTPEQALQKARHYCAYQERCHQEVKEKLYGYGLRKQETEQLIARLIEEDYLNEERYALAFAGGKSRIKNWGRGRISMELKQRQVSEYCIRKALASIPEEDYLTRLDKLAESKWESLAGEEDRMARLRKFQDYLLRKGYEWELVQKQINKYRKP
- the dnaN gene encoding DNA polymerase III subunit beta, which gives rise to MKFIVSSSALLKQLQQISGVINANTVLPILEDFLFEIDKNKLTVVATDLETVMRVQMEIEAKDSGKVCIPAKILIDSLKNIPDQPLTFNIDKNFGIEITSDNGKYKVMGENPDNFPKEPAADDTTSFDMTSGALVTAINKTLFAVSSDDLRPAMTGVFFELDPNHVQFVATDAHRLVRYKRTEVKCPKADSFIVPKKPLNILKSALPDNEDEITVSYNSNHLFVTHGNTQMSCRLIDARFPDYKVVIPADNPYKMIVSKSDFQGALRRVSVFSNKSTNQVVLNITGSELQLAAQDIDFSFEGNERMKCQYDGEDLQIAFNAKFLIEMLNAAESDEVRMELSTPTKAGIIRPMESDPNEDLLMLVMPLMLNQ
- a CDS encoding putative signal transducing protein, which codes for MQFIQLGSFDNYLEANMRLNLLKDAGINCYLKDEYTITIDPLLSPAIGGMKLMVVEEDVEWANEVLSKADQAALGSIPCPDCGQHTLEKILILEKEEGWLSRILHKINGSSPVTALKYGYRCKSCGKSYDHLPA
- a CDS encoding sterol desaturase family protein gives rise to the protein MERFMEFWTTISSGNRVAILMGGMLFFWMLEGYYPLFRFSFKRLKHAGFNLVFLATTLVLNLIFGMVTIKVCQWTTDHDFGLFNWVTMPLVLEIFLALLFMDLFGQYIPHWLMHKVKFMWKFHMIHHSDTKVDVTTGTRHHPGEWLFRETTAILGIFCLGLPVGLYFLYRSTSALFTHFNHANIRVPLWLDKPISWLFVSPNMHKAHHHFERPLTDTNYGNIFSVWDRLFGTFAYADPRTLRYGLDVLDDSTDQDLMYQLKLPFDKTVKTDY
- the kdsB gene encoding 3-deoxy-manno-octulosonate cytidylyltransferase, giving the protein MKKVAMIPARYAATRFHAKLMQQLGDKTVIRHTYDNTVATGLFDEVWVVTDSDIIYEEIVNNGGKAKMSQREHESGSDRIAEAVVDMDVDIVVNVQGDTPFVKKEPLAALLDVFNDASVQVASLMQELKEPQFIEDPNYVKVVVDRNMNSLFFSRSVVPYPRNKEMAITYYEHIGVYAFRKQALLNFTQWPMTPLEAAEKIECLRYLEYGVPLKMVLTDYMGVEIDTPEDIEKALKLL
- a CDS encoding DUF2480 family protein, with product MSDVIVNKVAESGLVTLDLETFYPKEEIVVFDLKEYLFMGLILKEKDFREAMKQLDWTVYQDKLVAVTCSADAIIPVWAYMLVASNLQPFAKDVYLGSAEELLKERFLQNIRQIDTHSLEDKRVVVKGCGDTPIGEYAYLEVTKLLRPVAKTIMYGEPCSTVPVYKKK
- a CDS encoding peptidylprolyl isomerase, which translates into the protein MSIIQQIRDKAAWLVFGVIALSLLGFLLMDAFVGRGGRGLFGGNSTTIGTVNGEKLDYVEFQKRVQMAEEQYQQSGYPMNEMMRQNVQEQVWNQFIEENVLQEQYGKLGLSVTPKELDDILFGANPPQDLRQQFTNEQGVYDANAAKAAIANLRKQKDNPLAENFNNVYLPALVDARLREKYASLLGNSYYIPKWMMEKMNADNNQMASMSFVGIPYATISDSAAEVKVSDSDIESYINKRKEEFKQEPSRSIAYVVFSAAPTAADTAATRQGLENLRNDFLASNDPAAFLTRNNSDIPYFDAYVLKSKLQVPNADTIRSLADGSVYGPYLDGGSYVLAKMIGKRSIPDSVKCRHILVSTQANTDSVAKLRIDSIAAAIKGGADFASLASKYSEDPGSKDKGGEYEFSSQQFGNLAKEFAETIFYGTTGEKKVVKTSFGYHYIEVLNQKNIELGYKVAYLSRAILPSVETENTASGAANQFSGESRSAKAFEDNITKRKLNKLIASDVKPNDVMVPGLGASRQLVRWMNEAKVGDVSEPINIDDKYVVALLTEANKEGVISAAKARPQVEFVIRNQKKAELIRKKIGNANTLEAIAAANQQTVLRSDSVRFNSPFIPNVGQEPKVIGAAFNKDNKAKISAPVAGNSGVFVIKVDNVSAMPDAGINLDEQRKAMMNQLRQMGGFRSMEALRKSAVVKDDRAKFF
- the nadA gene encoding quinolinate synthase NadA, which produces MSVINIESAKTNLETVGFLDLPVDPTMDLFQEIERIKKEKNAVILAHYYQEPDIQDVADYIGDSLGLAQRAEKTDADIIVFAGVHFMAETAKILNPTKKVLLPDLKAGCSLADSAPADLFRAFKEKHPDHLVVSYINCSAEIKALSDIICTSSNAEKIIESIPEDQPIIFAPDKNLGAYLNKKTGRNMVLWNGACMVHEIFSLEKITKLKVRHPNAKLIAHPECEDPILRIADYIGSTTQLLKYTQQDSFGEYIVATETGILHQMQLASPNKTFIPAPPDNSCACNDCPHMKLNTLEKLYLCMEYEVPELVMDENLRVAAKKPIERMLEISRAAGLIG